A section of the Streptococcus oriscaviae genome encodes:
- a CDS encoding sensor histidine kinase — protein sequence MKLTSKNFLVINGLIFSVITVTLAILYIFMPVYYEEVRVDQVKEAVDKVQQNLDGQDKEEVLKRLTTLDNQDLPFSLYLFEGETVVYPYVDRNNTNSDQPLNDFEITVSSPPVEGEIRSLRQKIVTKDGQEITLEAQYSLQPISDASRVLLAIYPVILVIALVIGTIVAYIYSRSSTKRIKLLSKTSRQMLSLKEGLSCQLEGKDEIAELSRDITSMYQQLRQTVVRLEVEIEKTALSERSKEEFLRITSHELKTPITSMMGIVDGMLLGVGDFKNRDYYLKECRRILEEQSQLVQDILTISKIDMADFLDTKYWETYAMTRFLEEQLPTYQLLAKMKGYEFDYALSEVTVEANRIYLEKALKNIIDNAFQYTRPEGKIRIQLTEKHLVVENQAQTLLSDSDLSKVFEPFYRPDYSRNRKDGGTGLGLYIVQKILSRHKFNYRLENTDDGWVRFTLDW from the coding sequence ATGAAACTGACAAGTAAAAATTTTTTGGTTATCAATGGCTTAATTTTTTCAGTTATTACGGTGACTCTGGCTATCTTGTATATTTTCATGCCTGTCTACTATGAAGAGGTCAGGGTTGATCAAGTAAAGGAAGCAGTTGACAAGGTTCAGCAAAATTTAGATGGACAGGATAAGGAAGAGGTGCTAAAGCGTCTAACGACTTTGGATAATCAAGATTTGCCCTTTAGTCTCTATCTGTTTGAGGGAGAGACAGTCGTCTATCCTTATGTTGATAGGAACAATACCAACAGTGACCAACCTTTAAATGACTTTGAAATCACTGTTTCTTCCCCACCAGTGGAGGGCGAGATACGAAGTCTGCGTCAAAAGATTGTGACTAAAGATGGGCAAGAAATAACCTTAGAAGCTCAATATTCTCTGCAACCTATCTCTGATGCTAGCCGTGTTTTGCTAGCTATTTATCCAGTCATTTTAGTAATAGCCTTGGTGATTGGGACTATTGTAGCTTATATATACAGTCGTTCATCAACCAAACGTATTAAACTCTTATCTAAGACAAGCAGACAGATGCTTAGTCTAAAGGAGGGATTGTCTTGTCAACTAGAGGGAAAAGATGAGATTGCCGAGTTGAGTCGAGATATTACCAGTATGTATCAGCAATTGCGACAAACCGTGGTTAGGCTAGAGGTCGAAATTGAAAAGACTGCTTTGAGCGAGCGTTCAAAGGAGGAGTTTTTACGGATCACCTCGCATGAGTTGAAAACTCCCATTACCAGTATGATGGGCATTGTAGATGGCATGCTACTGGGGGTTGGTGATTTTAAAAATAGGGACTATTACCTCAAAGAGTGTCGTCGTATCTTGGAAGAGCAATCTCAGTTGGTTCAAGATATTTTAACCATTTCCAAGATTGATATGGCAGACTTTTTGGATACTAAGTATTGGGAGACTTACGCCATGACAAGATTTTTGGAGGAGCAGTTACCTACTTACCAATTATTGGCAAAGATGAAAGGTTATGAGTTCGACTATGCTCTTTCTGAGGTGACGGTTGAGGCTAATAGGATTTATCTAGAGAAAGCCTTGAAAAATATTATCGATAATGCCTTTCAGTACACCAGGCCTGAGGGGAAGATTAGGATTCAGTTGACTGAGAAGCACTTGGTTGTGGAAAATCAAGCTCAGACTCTCCTGAGTGATTCGGACTTGAGCAAGGTTTTTGAGCCTTTTTATCGACCAGATTATAGTCGTAATCGTAAGGACGGTGGCACGGGCTTGGGACTCTATATTGTCCAGAAAATTTTAAGTAGGCATAAATTTAACTACCGCTTAGAAAATACAGATGACGGTTGGGTTAGGTTTACCCTAGATTGGTAG
- a CDS encoding response regulator transcription factor, translating into MKHILVVEDDPIINQVICEFLKENKYQVTSVFDGQDALDQVASADFDLLILDIMLPSVNGIDVLKRVRQTSQVPIMMLTAVDDEYTQLVSFNHLISDYVVKPFSPLILLKRVENILRQEVQKSSSDSLYHLDYDNSALVYEGERIILTKKEYAILTVLIKYQGRLVTREQLMNTVWGYSELDSRVLDNHIKNIRKKCPQLPLQTMTGMGYKLGEG; encoded by the coding sequence ATGAAGCATATTTTGGTGGTCGAAGATGATCCAATCATCAATCAAGTTATTTGTGAATTTTTGAAAGAGAATAAGTATCAGGTGACATCTGTTTTTGATGGACAGGATGCCTTAGACCAAGTTGCTTCAGCAGACTTTGACTTGCTTATCTTGGATATTATGCTCCCGAGTGTCAATGGAATTGATGTCCTAAAAAGGGTGCGTCAAACTTCCCAAGTGCCTATCATGATGCTGACGGCAGTTGATGATGAATACACGCAGCTGGTCAGCTTTAATCATCTTATCAGTGATTATGTGGTCAAGCCCTTTTCACCTCTCATCTTGTTGAAGCGTGTGGAAAATATCCTACGTCAAGAGGTACAAAAAAGCTCATCTGATAGCCTTTATCATTTAGATTATGATAATAGTGCCTTGGTCTATGAGGGAGAGAGAATTATCCTGACCAAGAAAGAGTATGCCATATTGACGGTTTTGATAAAGTATCAAGGTCGGTTGGTGACACGGGAGCAGTTGATGAATACAGTCTGGGGTTACAGCGAGCTAGACAGTCGTGTTTTGGATAATCACATCAAAAATATTCGCAAAAAATGCCCTCAGCTACCCTTGCAAACCATGACAGGCATGGGCTACAAATTGGGAGAGGGCTAG
- a CDS encoding CPBP family intramembrane glutamic endopeptidase, which produces MEMIKRNRKSWQAKILYIAKVLVIITVLSLLAAVLSSVFLAFVGHLVPENSPSFRLWTNLTFAFTSLVVMIWVRYGEKTPLSSLGLIRKKALRQLAAGWGLGATFYTIYIGLMILFGHFQIASIQVNPQLLFQSCLWLLVWLVQSHAEEVSMRGWLFSRLSRELSVVASVVLSSLYFMILHFGSGYFDLMRMLDLFLFGIFACLVYLYQGSIWAISGFHAAWNFFDVTVFAPLEDGVSDSMVYLKNTSSGNLDLINDGTGLSLVMHTLAILYLVHRIRQRKGV; this is translated from the coding sequence ATGGAAATGATTAAGAGAAATAGGAAAAGCTGGCAAGCAAAGATTTTGTATATTGCGAAAGTATTAGTTATCATCACGGTCTTGTCTCTACTAGCAGCTGTCCTATCATCAGTATTTTTAGCCTTTGTTGGTCATTTAGTTCCAGAAAATAGCCCTAGCTTTAGACTATGGACCAATCTGACCTTTGCGTTTACAAGTCTGGTTGTGATGATTTGGGTTCGTTATGGTGAAAAGACTCCTTTATCTAGTCTTGGTCTGATTCGGAAGAAAGCTCTTAGGCAATTAGCGGCTGGCTGGGGACTGGGTGCCACCTTTTACACTATCTATATTGGTTTGATGATTCTTTTTGGGCATTTTCAGATTGCTAGCATTCAAGTCAATCCACAACTTTTGTTTCAATCTTGTCTCTGGTTGCTTGTCTGGCTAGTACAATCTCATGCTGAAGAAGTTAGCATGCGTGGCTGGCTATTTAGCCGCCTTAGCAGAGAGTTGTCAGTAGTAGCATCAGTTGTGCTATCTTCCTTGTATTTTATGATTTTGCATTTTGGCAGTGGCTACTTTGACCTGATGAGAATGCTAGACTTGTTTTTATTTGGTATTTTTGCCTGTCTAGTTTACTTATACCAAGGAAGTATTTGGGCTATTAGCGGTTTTCATGCAGCTTGGAATTTTTTTGATGTCACCGTATTTGCTCCTCTTGAAGATGGGGTATCTGACAGTATGGTTTATCTCAAAAATACGAGTTCTGGTAATCTTGACCTTATTAACGACGGCACGGGGCTATCTCTTGTCATGCACACTCTTGCCATACTTTACTTAGTGCATAGAATTCGCCAAAGAAAGGGAGTTTAA